Proteins co-encoded in one Flavobacteriaceae bacterium MAR_2009_75 genomic window:
- a CDS encoding nucleoside-diphosphate-sugar epimerase, whose amino-acid sequence MNKTIAVLGCGWLGLPLAQSFLKNGYQVKGSTTTKDKLKELEQLGITPFQIGLKEDRIEGDIDSFLKNIEVLIINVPPKLRSGNGENYVMKMKLLYSAIQESSIKKVIFVSSTSVYGDIEGNVSEETNPQPSTESGKQLLVSENIFRNDNNIQSTIIRFGGLIGPERHPVTMLSGRTNLKNGHHPINLIHLNDCIKLISEIIAKNWYNETFNGVYPFHPKKEDYYISEAIKRNIQPPDYKIITIEKGKTVQSYNLTNVKGFMFTTTL is encoded by the coding sequence ATGAATAAAACAATTGCTGTATTAGGCTGTGGATGGCTGGGCCTACCATTGGCACAAAGTTTTTTAAAAAATGGATATCAAGTAAAGGGAAGCACTACTACTAAAGATAAACTAAAAGAACTGGAGCAGCTGGGCATTACCCCGTTTCAAATAGGTTTAAAAGAAGATAGGATCGAGGGAGATATTGACAGTTTTCTTAAAAATATAGAGGTCTTAATAATTAATGTGCCCCCGAAATTACGAAGTGGTAACGGCGAAAATTATGTCATGAAGATGAAATTATTATACTCAGCTATACAAGAATCGTCAATCAAAAAGGTCATTTTTGTAAGTAGCACTTCAGTGTATGGAGATATCGAAGGCAATGTAAGCGAAGAAACGAACCCACAACCCTCAACAGAATCTGGCAAGCAATTGTTGGTTTCTGAGAACATCTTTAGAAATGATAACAACATTCAATCTACCATTATTCGTTTTGGAGGATTGATTGGCCCTGAAAGACACCCTGTGACTATGCTATCGGGCAGAACCAATCTTAAAAATGGTCACCACCCTATCAACCTTATTCATCTAAATGATTGTATCAAACTCATATCGGAAATAATCGCCAAAAATTGGTACAACGAGACTTTTAACGGGGTTTATCCGTTTCATCCGAAGAAAGAAGATTATTATATTTCTGAAGCAATTAAGAGAAATATACAACCTCCTGATTATAAAATAATTACGATAGAAAAAGGTAAAACAGTCCAATCATACAACCTTACAAATGTTAAAGGCTTTATGTTCACTACAACGTTATAG